A window of Pseudophryne corroboree isolate aPseCor3 chromosome 1, aPseCor3.hap2, whole genome shotgun sequence genomic DNA:
taccgacgtctcccgctgacagggaggcagttttggaaaccattcacaagctgtattcccagcaggtgataatcaagatacccctcctgcaacagggaacggggtattattccacactattgtggtaccgaagccagacggctcggtgagaccgattttaaaatctaaaatctaaaatctttgaacacttgcatacagaggttcaaattcaaaattgagtcactcagagcagtgattgcaaacctggaagaaggggactacatgatgtctcgggacatcaaggatgcttaccttcatgtcaaaatttacccttctcaccaagggtatttcaggttatggtacagaactgtcactatcagttcggacgcggccgtagggatggtccacggcaccccgggtctttaccaaggtaatggccgaaatgatatcccttcgaaggaaggaaattttagttatcccttacttggacgattccctgataagggtaagatccagggaacacttggaagtcggtgtagcactatctcaggtagtgttgcggcagcacgattggattctcaatattccaaaatcgcagctggttccgacgacttgtcttctgttcctagggatgatcctggacacagtccagaaagaaggtgtttctcccggaggagaaagccagggagttatccgagctagtcaggaacctcctaaaaccgaaccaagtctcagtgcatcaatgcacaagggttctgggtaaaaatggtggcttcctacgaagcaatcccattcggcagtttccacgcaagactttccagtggaaccgactggacaaatggtccgggtcgcatcttcagatgcttcagcggataaccctgtcaccggggacaagggtatccctcctgtggtggttgcagagtgctcatcttctagagggccgcagattcggcattcgggactgggtcctggtggccacggatgccagcctgcgaggctggggagcagtcacacagggaaggaatttccaggacttatggtcaagcctggagacatctctttatataaacattctggaactaagggccatttacaatgccctaagtcaagcgaaacccctgcttcagggtcaggcggtattgatccaatcggacaacatcacgtcagtcgcccacgtaaacagacagggcggcacgggaagcaggggggcaatggcagaagctgcaaggattcttcgctgggcggaagatcatgtgatagcactgtcagcagtgttcattccgggagtggacaactgggaagcagacttcctcagcagacacgatctacacccgggagagtggggacttcatccagaagtcttccacatgattgtgaaccgttgggaaaaaccaaaggtggatatgatggcgtcccgcctcaacaaaaaactggacaggtattgcgccaggtcaagagaccctcaggcaatcgctgtggacgctctggtaacaccgtgtggTGTTCCAgtgagtgtatgtgttccctcctctgcctctcataccaaaagtactgagaattatacggcaaaggggagtaagaacgatactcgtggctccggattggccaagaagaacttggtatccggaacttcaagagatgctcacggacgaaccgtggcctctacctctaagaaaggacctgctccagcaggggccttgtttgttccaagacttaccgcggctgcgtttgacggcttggtggttgaacgccggatcctgaaggaaaaaggcattccagatgaagtcatccctaccctggtcaaggccaggaaggacgtaaccgcaaaacattatcaccgcatttggcgaaaatatgttgcgtggtgggaggccaagaaggcccctacagaggaatttcaactgggtcgtttcctccatttcctgcaaacaggactgtctatgggcctaaaattagggtccattaaggttcaattttcggccctgtcgattttcttccaaaaggtactggcttcagtgcctgaagttcagacatttgtaaaaggggtactgcatatacagcctccttttgtgcctccagtggcaccttgggatctcaatgttgtgttgagtttcctaaagtcacattggtttgaaccactcaccactgtggacttaaaatatctcacatggaaggtgacgatgctgttagccctggcttcagccaggcgtgtgtcaaaattggcggctttatcatataaaagcccttatttaatatttcattctgacagggcagaattgaggacttgtcctcaatttctacctaaggtggtttctgcatttcacatgaagcaacctattgtggtacctgcggctactaaggacttggaggattccaagttgcttgacgtggtcagggccctgtaaatatatgtttccaggacggctggagtcagaaaatctgactcgctgtttatcctgtatgcacccaacaaactgggtgctcctgcttctaagcagacgattgctcgttggatttgtagtataattcagcttgcacatttctgtggcaggcctgccacagccaaaaatcttaaaatgcccactccacaaggaaggtgggctcatcttgggcagctgcccgaggggtctcggctttacaactttgccgagcagttacttggtcaggagcaaatacgtttgtaaaattctacaaatttgatactctggctgaggaggacctggagttctctcattcggtgctgcagagtcatccgcactctcccgcccgtttgggagctttggtataatccccatggtccttacggagttcccagcatccactaggacgtcagagaaaataagaatttacttaccgataattctatttctcgtagtccgtagtggatgctgggcgcccatcccaagtgcggattgtctgcaatactggtacataattattgttaccaaaaaaaattcgggttattgttgtagtgagccatcttttatagaggcttctctattatcatgctgttaactgggttcagatcacaagttgtacagtgtgattggtgtggctggtatgagtcttacccgggattcaaaatccttccttattgtgtacgctcgtccgggcacagtatcctgaggcttggaggagggtcatagggggaggagccagtgcacaccaggtgatcctaaagctttctttagatgtgccctgtctcctgcggagccgctattccccatggtccttacggagttcccagcatccactacggactacgagaaatagaattatcggtaagtaaattcttattttaagtcctGTTGGAAGAATGGCATAATATAaagaatttttattaaaaaaaataattttaaagcaaTAAATATGTAGCAGGTTTCCTCTTAGTGAATAAAAATTAAAGGAAGCTAGATGTATGATGGAAAGTTGGCATAGTACTGTAAAAGAGATCCTGAATCAGTTTTGCAATTTAATTTAAACAcagtgggggaaattcaattattaTTGTCACCCGATTTCCAGCTTAaaatgacgggagatcgcaggggcgatattcaatgTATGTTGTTTATAGCACCCATTAGTGTCAGGTTTAGCCATTGGGCCGTCCAAACTGGTAACTATTCTCACATTTTAGCTCGCCAGCAcgggggaggagggaaggggatgGGCTGTGAGCTGAAATGTCTCTCCCCACGGCTCAGCGTGCCAAAATGGAGGAACAATTGTATTACCCTGTTGGAGACCATCGAGTGTCGGCCACGGGGAgaaacaatttaattcccccccaGTAATTTTAACTTCTAGGAAACATCTAGATCAAATCTACCAATCATGTTGCCCAAAATTAGAAACATGCAGTAAAATAATGAAAAACATTCCCCCGTGCCCTATGTTGGCTTCTTGATTTTAAGGTTAACAGTTAAAAAGTCCTCAGCTAAAATCACATTTTGTCCTATTAGAATATTTTCTGTTTGTGTTTTAAGTACAGTCACGTCTTCATCCCCTTCTGTGATCTGTCCAGGAGGCTTGTACCTCTGACTGAAGTGCGTCAGAACCAGCTGCTTGGCTCCACATAGCTTGGCAAATTCTGCCGCCATTTTGGGTGTACTGTGGCCATGTTCTTTGGCTTTGTCCATCTGGCCATCATCTAGTGTAGCCTCGTGAATTAGTAGGTCAGCGTCACAACAAAGTTCAGCGGCCCCCGCAGCAGCAACGCCCGAGCAATCTCCTAGAATGCAAACCTTCCTTCCTGGCACAGGATCTCCCAGCACATCCGATGGAGAGATAGTTTGTCCATTCTCAAGGAGAACAGGAGAACCAAGCTTAAGCTTTCCATACACAGGTCCAGGCTGTATACCTGTGCAAAACAAGAAATTATGCAGCCATAACTAGAAGGCAATTTAATATTGTATGCAGTTACATCATTTTTATTTTCTCAAGATTGATTCTCTTGGCAATTATTCCGCAGAGAAGCGAGTATTAAATGCGAGTATCGTGGGTGAAAGCAGCTTTGTACACAAACCAGACCGCTCGCTAGGAGGCCATAATCAGACTAGAAACTACTCCTACCACACAGctagtgttatgggccctacacacttgctgaaGTTTCCGATTTGGACGATGGTCTATTTCAACGATTAACGagcatcgtccaaattggcttgctatgcagAACGAGGGAATACCATCGATGAACggccgcggggacgcgcatcgttgatgtatacacactgagcgatatgaacgatttagcATTCATTacggaacgagattgttcatatcggccgcacacatcggcaagtgtgtacggcCCATAAGTTTCCATGGTGCGACCAATGATGGCATTTAAGGAGGCACCAAGCAATATTCTGTTTCAGTCCTTTGGACATTCGCCGTGTACACAAGGTGAGGCGTATTTGCATAACGGAGCAGAAGTGCGACCGCCAACAGACACTGCTGCCTCCACCTCTATCTCAGGCCTAAGGTATTtagtttatatattttatttttattgctaaCTTTATGGAAGTCTGAGCTGGATTTCTGAGGTGTTTATCAGCCATGAAGTAGTTAAGTTGCAAATTCAGCAACTGCAACTATTTTGTACATTTCGGTTCATACTAACCTTACAAAAGAAAATCTGCAAAATGCTAACATTTTGCTTCCACTGCTATTTTTGCGGTTACTATTATGAAGCTACTAGAAGACAAAAGAAATAGGTTTAACTCATTTATTTAAGATGCAAATAAGTTTCAGCCACCCCACCACTATGCAGCCCTTAAGAACGTGAAGAGAAGGCAGGGGCGACGTGATAAATCTGCAGGAACCTGCCACCATCCTAATCAGGGTAGAGGATTTCAGACTCGCCATTTTCCCATTACCCACACACTTATCAATCTTTGTGTGTCTGAATGCACAATCTGATCACATGTTCCAGACATCACTTTACtagggcagtacggacggtgtaatggttagcattactgcctcacagcactgaggtcacgggtttgatttccaccatggccctgtgtggagtttgtatattctccccgtgcttgcgtgggtttcctccgggtactccagtttcctcccacaaaccaaaaatataccggtaggtcaattggctcccaacaaaattaaccctagcatgaatgtgtgtgtgcgcatgtgatatggaacatagattgtaagctccactggggcagggactgatgtgaatggccaaatattctctggagagcgctgcggaatatgtgtgcgctatataaataatacatTTCCACACAcagcgggtgtggttcattaggttgacatacattgggtcgaccacgtttggtggacatgcattaggtcgacatgatcactaggttgacatggtcattaggtcaacatgtaaaggtcgatatgaggttttttacttttttttggtgtcattttcctcgaaaagtgacggggaaccacaattagtgcatcgTAACCCCTCGCgcttcaggttaccgttcccaattgtagtccacgtgaatcgttaagtatgaaaaaggtcaaaaaattaagaaaaaattttagtgaaaaactcatgtcgacctttttccatgttgacctaatgaccatgtcgacccaatgtatgtcaacctaacgACCGCCATCCCACACAGCACCCTGAATTTTTGTTGAGTCTCTACTGAAAATTAATCCCACACAAAACTGTGAATTATAATGCAAATTATATTATTGTAAATACTCTGTGAAGGCCCATACAATCAGATGTAGCCAACATAACAGGAAGGGCAAAAATATACCAAAAATCACATTACGCAGCAAAAACAAACATATATTTAGTGTGTCTGTGGGAAACAGGTCTACCAAATGGAGTcagtagagcagggatggggaaccttcggccctccagctgttgctaaactacatataccagcatgccttccatgctaaaactgttgcagggcatgctgggatgtgtagttcaaaaacagctggagggctgaagttTACCCATCCCTGCAATAGAGGATCAAACATCCAATTGATAATGACTAGAGATCGTATAGATAGATGTCCGCCAAGTATTAAGTCTTCGTCAGTCACAAAGTTGCCACCGCTGGGGAAGAGTACTTTCGTATGTGTGGCGCTTATTGTATCTCTGTGTGATTACTTCTGTTATCCATCTAGAAATAAGCCTGCGTGGAAGGGGCATGACCTTTCCGAGCTCCAGTCGCCATCACAAACTGCTGTTCTGCGTTTCTAAAAGACCCTTCTGTCCTGGATATATAGGGATTGCGCACAATTGATTTAGTACAGTAAATGCAGTTTCCTCTAATTTTCCTTCACTGGCATGGGGGGGAAAAAGGATGGGGACACAATCTCCTAGGTAGGCAACATATGgcactccagatgctgtggaactacacatcccagcattccctgtcacagttttgctgttagggcatgctgggatgcgtagttccGCAGCAGGTGGAGTGTCACAGGTTGCCTACTCCCTGTCATAGTTGACATGAAAAGGTGATGCAACCTTTGGTAGGAAAGTTGCACTGCTCTTAACACCACTTTAACTATATTTAGAAAGGGTTCTTTGCCCCCCAAGTGCCTGTAATATTCTCTTTCTTCCAGCAGAAGTAACAGACTTTAGAAATACTACTTTCCAGGTCATCCATCTCTGAGGAACGGGGGGACAATAGTTTGAACTGTGTTTCTGTAAGTACTAAGCTGAGATCCCCTTCACTCCAAACAgggttcggtatgatataccactcgtctggatgctggcggtcacacaacgacactggaatcccgagatTGAAGCTCCCGGTGTGAGagtgggtaagtatttttaccccctaACTCTACGGGGGTGGCGGATAAGGGCTAACTCTCCAGGGGTCTTGTCCAAGCAATTTAATACGTTAATAAGTTTTCTAACACAGGAACGGGGCAAAATTTAAAGAATTTAAAGAACACTGTATAAACATGGAATTATATTGCCTCCAGAAGTGCGCAGAAGAATTTCCAGTCTAGAATGAGGGGAGGGAGATAGGGAGATTGGAAGTTTTAGCTATTAGAACTGATCCTGAGCCAGCACTCCGGTAACCAGGGCCCTACCCCCTGTTTTGCAACGACCAGAGTATCCCAGAGGTCTAGTTGTAAAATGACTCCTCTCTACCTGTCTAGAATGGACTCATACCAGTTGTAAAGGCTGCACCGGAGTATTGTAGAAATGTTTCTCTCCACACATACATAAATATTCTGGTGCACAATATCAATACGAATTAACACTGTACATTTGCAAACCACAATCTAGAACAGGGGTagccaacagtgcacgttttccaggtctcctcccaGAGTCACAAGTGTAgtgattagctccatctgtggatcttttaaaatgtgtcagtgagtaatgactgcacctgtgcacctgccaggtgagctggaaaacacgaactgttggtagctctcgaggaccagggatgGCTACCACTGATCTAGAATatatgggtgggagggaggggggctggactgcacactccGACTAAACATattgagaggtgctaccatgctaagacttgtagtgccacacacagaaaaaaaaagtctACAGGTGCACTCTCTATTTACCAACCACACACAAACATTTTCTAACTTAGCCAACCTGCATTATTATCTTTTACAGTTTGGATGGAATTTTCAAGGACTGATGTAGAATTTAATCACTATCAATAGCATGATCGAGGTCTGCTTCTGGTTAAGGCCAGAGCATACAGGGAAGTGCCATCTAACGCGTATCTTTATGAGGCCAATAGCTTCCCAGAATGTTCTTTGACTTTTTGAAGGATATACAATCATCCACACAGCCATCATCAAGGCCTTCATGGAGTACTTGAACAGCATTGATCGAGGAAAGATTATTAACATCATAAGCACAAGTAATTCAATAAAGACCTGACAACACCTTACCGAGTTCTCTTAGTTTGTTCACATTGAGTTTGCCCGGCCGGTCTCTCTCAGCGATCACAAACCCAAAGGACGGAATACGATGAAAAAGTTTGAACGCTTTCACGATGAACTGCTCATTTTCGAGGAGCAAGTAGGAACCTTTGGTGTCCGCACAGATAGTCTGCTCTTCTGGCGAGCAGCCATTGGCTGGTCCCCAACTGGAGAAGTCTTTATACTCCTCTGCTGGACACTGGTCTTCTGAAGGTATCAATTCATGGACGGAATATGGGAAAGCGAGCTGCGAGTGGGATACTTCCAGACTCATTCTGATAAAGTTCCTCAGACCCACAGGGCCATAGATGTCCACATGCTGCTTACTCGGAGTAGAGCCACACTGGAGACTGACGGTACAGAGGAACCCAGGAAGCCCGAACAGGTGATCCCCATGTAAGTGTGTGATAAAGATCTTGGTGATTCTGCCTATAGACACAAACAcaaatccccccaaaaaagttaACATAATCCACACACAACTCACTGTAAACAGGTTTATTTGGAAAAAGTCCATTTGCTCAAACATAACTGAGATACATCAGGAATGtaccaggttttcccttaaaaaaataataaacaaaattacatatacacacacataatatattcttatatatatatatatatatatatatatataacgctataatagaatatattattataatagatctatagataaatatattatatatatatatatatatatatatatatatatatatatacacacactaggtgcttcatcgcgccctacgggcgctcttcataccgtcgcaaggggctacgcccccttaacccttgcatgcctttctggggttcaatatttgtgttatatggagcatcacctgcattcctttgttagtggttaaatattgcacaatgaaagggtgtgcgatggtgaaggaggcgcagccccttgcgacggcgtgaacagcacctgcaggccacaatgtacagaatgtagcgggtgcggggggtactgcggatggtgtctgtagatgctgcggatggagggggggcggaagtgggggtggggcccggatggggaagggttgggaggtgctgcgggtaggggaggggcagaggagtgggggatgcagatgagggaggggtccggaggcactgaaggtgggggaggggcaggggtgccaagggtgggggaggagctggtgtggggatgttgcagatgggtgaagggttccggaggtgctgtgggatgggaaggggcgggagtgctgctggtggggtaggggtccgcagacgccatgggtaggggaggggcaggtacgggtgttgcggcggatggggaaggaggtccggaggtgctgcaggtggtggaggggcaggtgcgggggtgctattggtgggggaggggtgggtgagggggggaccgcggatggaggagggtgtctgcagatgctgcgggtggaggggggcaggtgtgggggagacatataaggggggtgaatggtggagggggcctggagattgctgggggcggtgaaggggtggaggagtgggagccgcgggtggtgtagggggtctggaggcacagcatgtgggggaggggtggagtgccgcatgtggtggaggggaaggtgcggaggtgtggtgcattggggagaggtctggaggtgctgcgggtactgtacctgccaaaaaggtagttggagggtatgcagtaacagagccaggacaggggtgacagggtcagaacagggttgacggggccaggacaggggtgacggggccaggacaggggtgacggggccaggacaggggtgacggggccaggacaggggtgacggggccatgtcaaagtcagaaaaatatcactatgcacactgccatatttgcacctcatacaggtccgcgctgcgc
This region includes:
- the ELAC1 gene encoding zinc phosphodiesterase ELAC protein 1 isoform X2, giving the protein MRYRGRITKIFITHLHGDHLFGLPGFLCTVSLQCGSTPSKQHVDIYGPVGLRNFIRMSLEVSHSQLAFPYSVHELIPSEDQCPAEEYKDFSSWGPANGCSPEEQTICADTKGSYLLLENEQFIVKAFKLFHRIPSFGFVIAERDRPGKLNVNKLRELGIQPGPVYGKLKLGSPVLLENGQTISPSDVLGDPVPGRKVCILGDCSGVAAAGAAELCCDADLLIHEATLDDGQMDKAKEHGHSTPKMAAEFAKLCGAKQLVLTHFSQRYKPPGQITEGDEDVTVLKTQTENILIGQNVILAEDFLTVNLKIKKPT
- the ELAC1 gene encoding zinc phosphodiesterase ELAC protein 1 isoform X1 codes for the protein MSMDVTFLGTGSAYPSPCRGASAIVFRTEGECWLFDCGEGTQTQFMKSPLKAGRITKIFITHLHGDHLFGLPGFLCTVSLQCGSTPSKQHVDIYGPVGLRNFIRMSLEVSHSQLAFPYSVHELIPSEDQCPAEEYKDFSSWGPANGCSPEEQTICADTKGSYLLLENEQFIVKAFKLFHRIPSFGFVIAERDRPGKLNVNKLRELGIQPGPVYGKLKLGSPVLLENGQTISPSDVLGDPVPGRKVCILGDCSGVAAAGAAELCCDADLLIHEATLDDGQMDKAKEHGHSTPKMAAEFAKLCGAKQLVLTHFSQRYKPPGQITEGDEDVTVLKTQTENILIGQNVILAEDFLTVNLKIKKPT